One Cohnella candidum genomic region harbors:
- a CDS encoding CheR family methyltransferase, whose protein sequence is MLAAPAQDLDFMQFVSKLKAKSGIDLSQYKENQMRRRLNSLKDNRGYRTFGEFFQGMMSDRELYEEFLDHMTINVSEFYRNAKRWEVLEQKVVPDLLAQSRSLKCWSAACSTGDEPYSLAMVLLGRLKRHEFEILATDIDKGAIGKAKAGLYPAQSVKEAPKAALNKYFTMTGTQYEVSDEVKKCVTFKQHNLLSDPYDSNFDLIVCRNVLIYFTDEAKDAIFQKFSKSLKPGGYLFIGGTEQIFQPAKYQLEPADTFFYRKIAK, encoded by the coding sequence ATGTTAGCTGCACCGGCGCAAGATTTGGATTTTATGCAGTTCGTTTCGAAGCTGAAGGCGAAATCGGGCATCGATTTGTCGCAATACAAGGAAAACCAGATGCGGCGCCGCTTGAACAGCTTGAAGGACAATCGGGGTTACCGGACGTTCGGCGAATTCTTTCAGGGCATGATGTCGGACCGGGAGCTTTACGAGGAATTCCTGGACCACATGACGATCAACGTCTCGGAGTTTTACCGGAATGCGAAGCGCTGGGAAGTGCTGGAACAGAAGGTCGTTCCGGATCTGCTGGCGCAAAGCCGAAGCTTGAAATGCTGGAGCGCCGCCTGTTCGACCGGTGACGAGCCGTATAGCTTGGCCATGGTGCTGCTCGGTCGGCTCAAGCGCCACGAATTCGAAATTCTGGCGACCGATATCGACAAGGGCGCGATCGGCAAAGCCAAAGCGGGCCTGTATCCCGCGCAATCGGTCAAAGAGGCTCCGAAGGCCGCGTTGAACAAATATTTCACGATGACGGGAACGCAATATGAGGTGTCGGACGAGGTCAAGAAATGCGTGACCTTCAAGCAACATAATCTGTTGTCGGACCCGTATGATTCGAATTTCGATCTGATCGTTTGCCGTAACGTGCTGATTTATTTTACCGATGAAGCCAAAGACGCCATCTTCCAGAAGTTCAGCAAGTCGCTCAAGCCCGGCGGATATTTGTTCATCGGGGGCACGGAGCAAATCTTCCAGCCCGCGAAATATCAATTGGAGCCGGCGGATACGTTTTTTTACAGAAAAATAGCGAAATGA
- a CDS encoding spore coat protein, translating to MAPHETMEVHEMVNFKTLCLAQSKLMQGIVFDRDLKHLMQKDVEVTMRHLDQLKGLYAKIRLQ from the coding sequence ATGGCGCCCCACGAGACAATGGAAGTGCATGAAATGGTCAATTTCAAAACGCTGTGCCTGGCGCAGTCCAAATTGATGCAGGGAATCGTTTTCGACAGGGACCTGAAGCACCTGATGCAAAAAGACGTGGAAGTGACGATGCGTCACCTGGATCAACTCAAAGGCTTGTACGCGAAAATAAGGCTGCAGTAA
- a CDS encoding spore coat protein has translation MNNDYLDPINSVGMPDAADNALCMEFLMRAKNGVRNCAAALAESASPDVRTILKGILSDSLRMHEEISKLMIDKHWLHPYQVGEQFQMDLKSADTTLKIANMKLFPEDTARLGMFATPDK, from the coding sequence ATGAACAACGATTATTTGGATCCGATCAACTCGGTCGGCATGCCGGACGCCGCGGACAACGCCTTGTGCATGGAATTCCTCATGCGCGCCAAGAACGGCGTTCGCAATTGCGCGGCAGCATTAGCCGAGTCCGCTTCACCCGACGTAAGGACCATTTTGAAGGGAATACTGTCCGACTCTCTGCGCATGCATGAGGAAATATCCAAGCTGATGATCGACAAGCACTGGCTCCACCCCTACCAGGTCGGAGAGCAGTTCCAGATGGATTTGAAGTCAGCCGATACGACCCTCAAGATCGCTAACATGAAGCTTTTTCCGGAAGATACCGCGCGGCTCGGAATGTTCGCGACGCCGGACAAATAG
- a CDS encoding zinc-dependent alcohol dehydrogenase, whose protein sequence is MKAVTFQGIKNVQVKEVADPKIQKKDDIIVRLTASAICGSDLHLIHGMIPNMPQDYIIGHEPVGIVEEAGPEVTSLKKGDKVIIPFNVACGQCWYCNNHLESQCDNSNPHGDSGAYFGYSETTGGYPGGQAQFMRVPYANFTPFKVPESNEIEDEKLAVIADAMTTAFWTVDNAGVKPGDTVIVLGCGPVGMFAQKFCWLKGAKRVIAVDYVDYRLERAKARNNVETVNFEKEENIGNHLKEITKGGADVVIDAVGMDGKMTPMEFLASGLKLQGGAMGAIVIASQAVRKGGTIQITGVYGGRYNAFPLGDIFQRNITVKTGQAPVIHYMPHMYELVASGKIDPMDIVTHVIPLDDAKRGYEIFDDKLDNCIKVVLKP, encoded by the coding sequence ATGAAAGCCGTAACGTTCCAAGGCATTAAAAACGTTCAGGTCAAAGAGGTCGCAGATCCCAAAATCCAGAAAAAGGACGATATCATCGTCCGGCTGACGGCTTCCGCGATTTGCGGGTCCGATTTGCACCTGATCCACGGCATGATTCCGAACATGCCTCAGGATTACATTATCGGACATGAACCGGTGGGCATCGTGGAAGAAGCGGGACCGGAGGTGACATCTCTCAAGAAGGGCGATAAAGTCATCATTCCGTTCAACGTGGCTTGCGGGCAGTGCTGGTATTGCAACAACCATCTCGAGAGCCAGTGCGACAACTCCAATCCCCACGGAGACTCCGGCGCTTATTTCGGGTATTCCGAGACGACCGGGGGTTATCCGGGAGGCCAGGCGCAGTTCATGCGCGTGCCGTACGCGAACTTTACGCCGTTCAAGGTTCCGGAAAGCAACGAGATCGAAGACGAGAAGCTCGCGGTCATCGCGGACGCCATGACGACCGCCTTCTGGACCGTCGACAACGCGGGCGTCAAGCCGGGTGACACGGTCATCGTGCTCGGCTGCGGGCCGGTCGGCATGTTCGCGCAGAAATTTTGCTGGTTGAAAGGCGCGAAACGGGTGATCGCCGTCGATTATGTCGATTACCGGCTGGAACGCGCCAAAGCCCGCAACAACGTGGAGACGGTGAACTTCGAGAAGGAAGAGAACATCGGCAACCATTTGAAGGAAATAACCAAAGGCGGCGCGGACGTCGTCATCGACGCGGTCGGCATGGACGGCAAGATGACGCCGATGGAATTCCTGGCTTCCGGCCTTAAGCTTCAAGGCGGCGCGATGGGAGCCATCGTCATCGCATCGCAGGCGGTACGCAAAGGCGGCACGATTCAAATTACCGGCGTGTACGGCGGGCGATACAACGCTTTCCCGTTGGGAGACATCTTTCAGCGCAACATTACCGTGAAGACGGGACAGGCGCCGGTGATCCACTACATGCCCCATATGTACGAGTTGGTGGCGTCCGGCAAAATCGATCCGATGGACATCGTGACGCACGTCATTCCGCTGGACGACGCCAAACGGGGATACGAGATTTTCGACGATAAGCTCGACAATTGCATAAAGGTGGTGCTGAAGCCATGA
- a CDS encoding spore coat protein: MLPFVENLMGLNTMTDQVIAMDMLISAKSGMKMCAVAVTESATPEVRAAFQKQLYEAIDTHEKLTDYMMRKGYYHPYNVQEQIRLDQTNAQTALSLP, translated from the coding sequence ATGCTTCCGTTCGTCGAAAATTTAATGGGGTTAAATACAATGACGGACCAAGTCATCGCCATGGACATGCTCATTTCCGCGAAAAGCGGGATGAAAATGTGCGCGGTCGCGGTGACCGAATCGGCGACCCCCGAAGTCAGGGCGGCGTTCCAAAAGCAGTTATACGAGGCGATCGACACCCATGAGAAATTGACGGATTACATGATGCGAAAAGGCTACTACCACCCCTATAACGTCCAAGAACAAATCCGGTTGGATCAGACGAATGCGCAAACGGCTTTGAGCCTGCCGTAA